GAGCAATCTTGAGAGTATGTTCTACTGACTCCTCAATCATCAGACAAATGACAGTTTTTCTCCAGAAACCCTCTTCCAGTTAAAGGTGAGCTTACTGTGATCGGAGATCATTACGACGATGTTATTGACAACGAACAACCCCAGTTTACAGCAAAGACTCTGAGTCGCCAGGCGAAAAAGGCTCAGAAAGATGAGAACAGCGAGAAACTACGACTGAAGAAGGTCCTCAAGTCGCGTTCCTATCAATGAATAGCAGCTAACTTGGAGCACAGGCACTACAGCAGGGCAACAACGATGGAGCTCGTATCTACGCCTCAAACGCAATTAGAAAGAAGAGCGAGGCACTCAATCTACTTCGTCTATCGAGCAGGATAGATGCGGTCGCCAGCAGAGTAGAGACAGCCGTTACAATGCGTCAAGTGACTGGGAACATGACTTCAGTTGTTCGTGGAATGGATAAAGCTATGGACAGCATGAATCTCGAACGAGTGCGTTTTCTGTGTCCGGATGCGCGAATTAAATGCTTATCATAAATACCAATATTCAGATATCGATGGTCATGGACAAATTTGAGGCCCAATTTACCGATCTCGATGTACAAACCTCCTACATGGAAGATGCCATGAGTTCGACAACCGCAACTTCTACACCCCAAGACCAGATCGATCAGCTCATGCGTCAAACAGCAGAGGAAGCCAATATAGAGCTTCAACATGACCTAGCTGCGAAGGAAATTCCTTCCTTAGCTGATCTTTCTCCCAAGGAGAAGGTccaagatgaagatgacaaaCTGGCAGATCGACTGCGGGCGCTGAGACCCGCAACATGAACAAGTTTCCTTCTAGTTGCCTCGGATTTTCGGAAATGGAATTTCTTATGTACCATTTATGTATAATCAACCTCGTTTATATTTCGTGGATTTGTAGATAGCGTCTCCTTTCAATGCTGAATTACTGTTATCAATTATAGGATCAATCTCCAAGGTGAAGCATACATTTTTTTCTATCTGTTGTTCCTACATGATCAAGCTTAAAATTTGTGAGGAATGAAAGAGGAGCGTAGGGAATGCGTTGTGGTCGGTAGTAATGACATGCGATAGTAATTAGAGACAATAGATGAAAAAATTAAGTGCTGGAAAACCGACAAAACGGATACAaatatgatgatgatggagcATCGTAAAATGACATGAAAAGAACCCTCCTACAAAATTTTGGGAAATCAGAACTCATACAAAACATGCAACGAAACGAAACTGAAAAGAAACGGAGAACTACATAGTCTATAATTATCTTCCAGAAAAAGACGACcaagaagaaacagaaaaattAAGCAACAGCTAGGCTGTATGAATAAATTAGATATGAATATGGCGATGTTAGATGTTGGTTGAAGGCTTGTCAGGCGAAATATGGATAATGTGTGGCTGCACGACCAAAGTGAGAACAAGGGGCAGTGAATGGCGGGAAGCAGAAAAGAACGAATAACAACAGAGGAGCAAGGCAAGCAACAAAACGAAAAGGGGTGCAAGTGGAGTGATCACTACCAGCAAATAAAATCCAATCCGCGGGGACTGAAAAGCGGATACGTCGATTACGCTTGTTGTAGGATGATCCTCACGAACTTGTCTAACAGTCGTCGTTTGCCATCCTCTCCTAGATGGGGGGCCGACACCAAAAGATTTTCTACAAGTGATACTATACCCATAGGGCCATCGAATGGGATTTCATGTGCGTCGAACTGATGCACATCTGACGGAAGTTACAGATAAAGGTCAGCAAGAATTCAACAAGAACCTAGTTAAAGCCCTCACAAGTTCTGAACAGCCTGTAGTCCTCGGGATGAAGGGCAGTTTTAAACATCTCGGCGACTTCTTTGCCCAATTTCGACCTCTCGACGTCAGTGATTGCATCCACGCCCTCATCCCTATATCTCCCATTACCGTTACCACTTGCGCTGCGATCCATGGTGACAGTAGCGGAGCGACCGGTAGCTGTTGTAGACCCAGAAGCAGTACGTGAGATGTTACGATGTCCTCCCGATGAACCACTTAGTGATCTCGAAAAAAAACCAGAGGAAGGGAGCAATGCTTCCTCGCGCACCTTGTTGGGCGCCCAAGAAAGCCCAAGGCCTAGATCTAATGAGCGACCCTTCGTCCCAGAGCGATGACCGGCATTGCCGTTGGATAAGTGCGCAGGCACGGTGGGAACTGGAACGGGGGCGCGGTCTCCGATTCTCTTGGATAGGCCATTGGTAGTTTTCCTCGTCGTCAACCGTTCCTTCTCATCTCGCACCCTTTCTCGCTCCTTTTCCGCTTTGTTCGTCCATGAATTTGAGAGGATGACTTCATGGGCAGTTCCTGTGCTCGCCGTCCCAGTACTTCTTGTGGGTGATGGAACAGGTGGCtcgaaagaaaaaggccCATGTTGGGAAGGCATCAATCCAATAAGCCGTGTGACCCCTGAACCGCTGGCGGTCTTTCTTTCTGTACCGCCGTAAAGCAAGCCGCGTCTCCCTGTAGCTTTGCTCATACTTGATGTCTTGCCGGTTGCTGCAGACGATGAACCGTGAAGATGTTCAGATCCAGACGGCGTTGATCCTGGCGTTGTCCGCTGCGATGCTGTAGGTGGTCTTTCTCTGTCCCTATGTTTTTCTCTCGCCcgctccttttccttctctaGAGGTGTACCGTGAACCTgccttcttttctccttcaatttcaacatttcttccctctcttgtgctCTTTTCATTGACACCTCTCTCTGCAAAGTACCGACCCCAGCCAAGCCTGGCCCATATGtactttctctttccttctctaTATTCGCCGATTCTGAATTCTTACTCCATGTACTATTCGCAGTTGCCGTGGTACCATTACTTCCAGTGCGTTGAATTGCCGTCGTGCCCCATCCAGGCCGCTCAAAGTCAAAGCTTCCGTGCTTTGTAGCGCGCGTTGTTTTGCTCATCTTGAGTCCAGTCCGTGGTGTGGGAATTTGGGAGAGAGTAGAATCATGAACCCCAGCAGATATTGCGCCCTCACGGTGTTTACCTTTATAATGACCCGCGGATGAAAGCTGCGCAGAATTGGCTTCTTCATTAACTACGCCCATCGTAGCTCCGCGATACCGATAACCAGAGTCAAGAGAACCCTTTGTGGCGTGGTATCCCTGCCGCGCTGCTGTCAGTGGAGGATGGGTTCCGCTCCCACTGGCATTGCCATTAATGCCTTTGGATGAGTTGCCACCAGGGTCTCTGGCGGGACTTGGAGGAGTATGAGTTATTATCTTCGGCGGTGCAAGGCCAGATTGGGTTGGAGGCTCTGTTGGATCCTTCACGCTACTTCGGCGATGCAATGAGGTAACCCGTTTAATAGGCGCAGATACAAAAGATGGTAAAGGAGGCAAGATAGGAGGGCCACCAGAAGTTGTTGGCCTTTTGGGTAAAGCTGGCTCGGGGGTGTTACCTGTTTGAAGACGGGTGTAAATGAAGAGAACAACTATAGTGTTGCGATACGTACTTGAGAAGAGCTTGGTGATTTTGATGGACGCAGCTGTAGACCcggtggaagaagaagtggTAGTTGCGTTTGTAACACGGAGGACTTTCGGACCGGGAGTAGGGGATGGGGTTTGCGACGGTCGAGGTTGTGGGATATATGACTTTCTAGGGCGCGGAGTCGGGTCATCGTCGATACCAGAAGTGGGTAATGGGGGTATATCCAAAGAAGCGCGCGGGCTGCTGGGGCGAGACCTTGACCTCGATCGCGAGGATTTCCGGCCTAGTGGGATACTAAAGAAATCCTGAAGTTTCTGACGGGCACCCGACAGCTTAGGTGTTGTAGGTCGTGGGGGTGTCCCCCCAAAAGTAGATTTCGGAGGTAGAACGGCGCCTGTTGAAGGTCGCggttggtgctgctgctgctgctggttcTTAGGTTTGGGCGTTCCGGGCGTTACAGTAGTGTTCGTAGCAGTAGTTGTTGAAGAGAGAGGGCGTGATTGAATCCGAGAAGGAGGTTTAGAGCCTGGTGAGTCGGCAGCGGTGTCAAGTTGTGTCCGTCTGCTAGTCCTTGACTTTGAGGGATTGTCAGGCATCGTAGATTGTCGAACCGACGGGGGTTCGTTCTTTGATCGTGAGCGTGATCGTGACCTTGTGAGGAAGTCGTAGAGCTGTGTAGAATTATCAGAGTCAGTAAACAACGCAGACAAGAAGATTCACAGACTCTATTCTCTGATTTGAGTTTCCGTGAAGGACGTTCGTCTTGGTGTTTCGTCTGAATCGCGGACATGACTTTGTCGTCGGTTAAAGGTGGAGGTTGTACCAATTGAGGTTGGTCGGCATAACCCGAAAAGAAAGCACTGCTCGTTATATCTGATGTCTGGTGGGTATTATTGAACAACCTGCAGAGAGACATGTAGATGGAGAAGAATTGACCTCGATAGCGGGGGGTTTACGGGCAGAGGATCTGTGAGAACGAATCAAGGTGGCGAACTATGTGGAGGACGGAACACACGTGTTAGGCACAAGGTTCGTAGTTGATATAATAAGatgtagaagaagaagaacgcaCATCTGGAATCAACCTGAGGCTTCGGCGGGTGAAGGAGTAGCGTTTGTTCAAAGAGGCTGACGTCGATGTAGAGGATTGGCGAGAGTGGTGCAACTTGGAAAGCAGCCCAGGACTGTTTTCTCCCGACGGTGATTCAGCTCTAAGGTCAGACCCTGGTGTGCTGGGTGAACAAGAGGACTGCATGCATGGGTTCCGCTCATAAGCCAATCtactttttcaaaaaatatggtCCAAAGTGCAGACAAGCATTTCAACCTCCAAAGATCACAATATTTACCTCGGCGTGACTCCCAGACGACGCCATCAActgccatcatcatcaactccTGTTTTTCCGAGTATTTTTATTCCAATAATCATACAAATCACAGTTTACTCGAAAGTACTTTGAAAAACCCACGTCGATCCCAGGAGCCTTCCAACGGTGCCTCGCCTTCCCGTACCCATCCCATTCTGTTCGCAGTTAACCCCGCAGTTCTGATAAATAGACTGCCATCGATGAGCTCTGCATCCTTCAGTTCCGTTCCCGCAAACGTGCCCGCTCTCACACTCCCAAAATGCGACGCATGTTCACTGAGTGCTCTCTGTAACTTGGGCAGGTGATCGTCCGGGTATGTCGCGGCTGACTGCAGAATGGCCAGCCATGGGTCCGGTGTGATGGCATGAGGCGACGTTGCCGATGGGTACGTGTCTTTGTGCGGAGTTGGCTCAGGTCCAGGTGCTTTAGGATGGACCGTGTCCGGGTTCTTGAAGAATCCCGCGATATCAAGAGCCGGACGTCCGCGGCCAATGTACCATCCCAGAGAGACAGCAAAGTAGCTTCGCAAAAGCAGCACTTGGGAACTTGGCTTGAGGTGCGAAAATATGCTGGAAAGAAACACTGAAGATGTGACTAGGTGCATACTATATTACCTGGTGATCAGCGACTCATACTGTCACTCGGAAAAGTATATACATACTGGAAAAAGTCTGCGTTGAAGGTTGGTTCCTCAGATCCGCCCACACCATATATCAGCGTGTTAACCCAAATCAATTGTTCGAGGCTTTTCTCCAAATCGCCCTCAAGGGTCCATTCGTCGACATATTTCTTGATGGAATCTCCCAGCAGTTCAACTGTAGTCTTGTAAAATCCATACATCTCTGCGACTTTGGTGGGAACAAAGATAGGGTCTGCGAGAATTCGAGCGAGGACTGTAAAGGCATGAACTGGTTTTTTGGTGCTCTTGTCCCCAAAACCAACAGCGTTTGCAAATCGCGACGAAAGGCTTTCATATTGGTTAAACCATGTTTCAGGAATTACCTTTGTAGAGGATGCGCCGTGAACGGCTGCTTGTGCAAGGCCTATGGAGCCCATTTAGCCACCAGCCTGTCTTCTCTACAATACTGTTACCTTCTGCGAATGTACCAGGCAGAGCAAACTCGACACCAAACCCTGTGTGGAtgagaggatgaagaagacccTCCATGAACCGGTTTAGCATTTCTGGTTGTTTGTTGGCTCCTGGGACGAAGTTTGCGGCTGTCGAGAAGATGTATTCCTCCAGCATGACGCTGATGCTCTTGGTCTGGAGCTCGCCCTTGAAGAATTCAAGGTAAGCTTGATAGTACCTTGAGATTATTAGAACGCGATGCGCATGAAGGGTTGGCATGAACACCTCTCATCACCAAGATAGTCCTTCCAGTCTTTCTTGGAAACAGCGTTCGGAGAAGTGAAGGCGGGGCGCTGCTCCTGGGCATTTACTTGATACGACTTTTGGAGGATGGTCTCATGGGCCCCGAGAGACCATAGGGTGAGAGCTGCGTGGGCTGTATGGCTACGAACAGGGGAGAATTGAATGTCTGGATAGCATGGGAAAGGGATAAGACAGACTTGTGAAAGCCACGGTCATTGAAGAATATGTGCCATTTCTTGTGGTTGTCTGTGAGAATAGCCTGGAGAGCGGCTGTAGATGCTGGAGAGACGCCAGGCCAGGTGCGAGGGGCGAGGAGATTTGGAGGAGAGCCTCTGTGAGAAGGAGGGGGAAAGAACTTGTCGTCAATGTCGGATAGCATGGGGATGCGGGGTAAATGACGCATCCGGGGTGCTCTTTATGCAATCAGTGGGAAGGCCAAATGCACGTGATGacattgacaatgacaaaGCATACCCTAgattagggttagggttacAAGATATATTCATTGGCTTGGGAGAAAGCCTCTGGTTTGTCATGGCCCTCGTTCGACTGCTCAGACGCAGCCAGCACTTGGCCCGCATCGGCTGTCGCTCCCTCTCGTCTCCATCGCCTGCATGTCCTCCACCTGCACCCAATCAGCCTAATTTCCCTTGCGTTGACGCCCATGCTGCCCGTGAATCTCGTCTCAAAGCGCGCAGGTCTAAGCCTGCACCACCAGCCATCCAGCAGGATGCAGAAACAGGCCCAGAGCCTCCATATGCTCGTCCAAATCCAACCACGTATCACACTTACcatcatccccatccccttcAGCTCTCTTACTCGACTACCCCCCTCCCAGCTTTTGACATTGCGTATGAAACATGGGGCTCCCTTTCACCCTCCAAAGACAATGTCATTCTTCTCCATACCGGCCTCTCTGCTTCCTCGCATGCTGCCTCTACACCTGCAAATCCCGCCCCAGGTTGGTGGGAGAAATTCATTGGCCCCGGAAAAGCCATCGATACGAATCAGTTCTTCGTGATATGCACCAATGTCATCGGTGGGTGTTATGGCTCTTCTGGCCCTTCGTCTCTCGAGGAAGCAACTGGAAAGCCATGGGCAACTCGTTTTCCTTTGGTCTCCATCTTTGACATGGTCAATGCCCAATTTCACTTGCTCGATCATCTGGGCATCAATAAGCTTTATGCTAGCGTCGGTTGCTCTATGGGTGCTATGCAGAGTTTGGCTGCTGGTTGGTTGCACCCAGAACGTGTTGGAAAAATTGTGAGTATCAGCGGTACAGCAAGGAGCAGTCCTTCAGCTGTAGCTATGCGATTTGCACAACGAGCTGGTGTGTATTCCGCCTTCTCTTTCGCCATTTTTCTCATTCAAAATTCTCCCTTAGTTCTTATGGCTGACCCCAACTGGAACAACGGATTCTACTACGATGGCCTGCCACCTCACACCGGCATGAAACTTGCTCGTCGTATGTTTCCACCCGGTCACTCCTTCTCAAATTTCTCTTACCAATTTTCATCACAGAAATAGCTACAATCACTTATCGTTCAGGTCCTGAGTGGGACCTTCGCTTTGGGCGTCAACTCCGGTCCAATGAAAGTCCTTCATTGCCTGATCAATCACATCCCAGCATCCAAAGGCCACCAGCATTGTGTCCCGATTTCCTTATCGAAACCTACCTCGATCACCAAGGCGAATCTTTCTGCCTCAAATATGACGCGAATTCTCTCATCTACATCTCAAAAGCCATGGACTTATTTGACATGACGCTGCCCGCTCTTCAGGCGCTGAATATCAAGTCGAATAC
The sequence above is a segment of the Psilocybe cubensis strain MGC-MH-2018 chromosome 4, whole genome shotgun sequence genome. Coding sequences within it:
- a CDS encoding Baeyer-Villiger oxidase ptaJ, with protein sequence MLSDIDDKFFPPPSHRGSPPNLLAPRTWPGVSPASTAALQAILTDNHKKWHIFFNDRGFHNHTAHAALTLWSLGAHETILQKSYQVNAQEQRPAFTSPNAVSKKDWKDYLGDERYYQAYLEFFKGELQTKSISVMLEEYIFSTAANFVPGANKQPEMLNRFMEGLLHPLIHTGFGVEFALPGTFAEGLAQAAVHGASSTKVIPETWFNQYESLSSRFANAVGFGDKSTKKPVHAFTVLARILADPIFVPTKVAEMYGFYKTTVELLGDSIKKYVDEWTLEGDLEKSLEQLIWVNTLIYGVGGSEEPTFNADFFHMHLVTSSVFLSSIFSHLKPSSQVLLLRSYFAVSLGWYIGRGRPALDIAGFFKNPDTVHPKAPGPEPTPHKDTYPSATSPHAITPDPWLAILQSAATYPDDHLPKLQRALSEHASHFGSVRAGTFAGTELKDAELIDGSLFIRTAGLTANRMGWVREGEAPLEGSWDRRGFFKVLSSKL
- a CDS encoding Vacuolar protein-sorting-associated protein 46, with the translated sequence MSNLEKTLFQLKFTAKTLSRQAKKAQKDENSEKLRLKKALQQGNNDGARIYASNAIRKKSEALNLLRLSSRIDAVASRVETAVTMRQVTGNMTSVVRGMDKAMDSMNLERISMVMDKFEAQFTDLDVQTSYMEDAMSSTTATSTPQDQIDQLMRQTAEEANIELQHDLAAKEIPSLADLSPKEKVQDEDDKLADRLRALRPAT
- a CDS encoding Serine O-succinyltransferase; its protein translation is MALVRLLRRSQHLARIGCRSLSSPSPACPPPAPNQPNFPCVDAHAARESRLKARRSKPAPPAIQQDAETGPEPPYARPNPTTYHTYHHPHPLQLSYSTTPLPAFDIAYETWGSLSPSKDNVILLHTGLSASSHAASTPANPAPGWWEKFIGPGKAIDTNQFFVICTNVIGGCYGSSGPSSLEEATGKPWATRFPLVSIFDMVNAQFHLLDHLGINKLYASVGCSMGAMQSLAAGWLHPERVGKIVSISGTARSSPSAVAMRFAQRAVLMADPNWNNGFYYDGLPPHTGMKLARQIATITYRSGPEWDLRFGRQLRSNESPSLPDQSHPSIQRPPALCPDFLIETYLDHQGESFCLKYDANSLIYISKAMDLFDMTLPALQALNIKSNTSPFRKKMHTSSSVPHKTSHSKSHPPPVNPPPYLPALAAGMAPLAHIPTLVLGVQSDILFTVEQQREVADALRMGGNENVSYYELGGVWGHDTFLIDTLNVGGAIRGFLSLS